The following coding sequences are from one Leptolyngbya sp. NIES-3755 window:
- a CDS encoding ATPase central domain-containing protein (similar to AA sequence:cyanobase_aa:Npun_R3462), which yields MTITDNSSINTWQATNQAYLMASLAHVREHLTNHIDKKRSFSEFNSLEQSLLQSLNTQSGLPALERLCSIFGLSDFERNVLLLCAGVELDASFSPLCAAAQDDQQRTYPTFSLALAALPNAHWSALTPAAPLRQWRLIEIGAGNHLTTSPLRIDERILHYLVGISHLDERLMQIVEPVETEDNLVASHWELSEQLVAAWSTQQSYDTLPILQLCGYESASKRSIAATACHFLGLNLYSIPAYSIPLTSNDLSQFKLLWERETILSRSALMIDCDELDSADSVREAAIAHLSESLQTPLIILSTDRRKARSRPMLAFDILRPTPAEQRSTWEFALGETAEKLDRYIDELVTQFSLSTPVIQAISNQVQADQKTTEIKSHLWNACRAQARPKLDDLAQRIETYAGWEELILPESQMNTLKEITSQVQQRATVYGQWGFAGKSARGLGISGLFAGTSGTGKTTAAEVMARELRLDLYRIDLSMVISKYIGETEKNLGRIFDAAEMGGVILLFDEADALFGKRTEVKDSHDRHANVEVSYLLQRMEAFRGLSVLTTNLKSALDQAFLRRLRFVVQFSFPDAEQRAEIWRRVFPKSSPTQELDYKKLGQLNVAGGNIRNIALNAAFIAADASEPITMKHILLAAKTEYMKLERPLTDAEIRGWIN from the coding sequence ATGACCATTACAGACAACAGTTCAATCAATACTTGGCAAGCCACCAATCAAGCCTATCTAATGGCTTCACTTGCCCATGTTCGAGAACATTTAACCAATCATATTGATAAAAAGCGATCGTTCTCAGAGTTCAATTCGTTAGAGCAATCGCTATTACAAAGCTTAAACACACAATCAGGCTTACCTGCTTTAGAGCGTCTATGCTCAATTTTCGGCTTAAGTGACTTCGAGCGTAATGTTCTACTACTCTGTGCAGGAGTTGAACTAGATGCAAGCTTTTCCCCGCTGTGTGCTGCCGCTCAGGATGACCAACAACGCACTTATCCGACTTTTAGCCTTGCGCTGGCTGCCCTTCCAAATGCCCATTGGAGTGCCTTAACGCCTGCTGCACCTCTCAGACAATGGCGACTGATCGAAATCGGCGCAGGCAATCATCTCACGACTAGCCCGCTCCGAATCGATGAGCGAATCCTACATTACTTAGTTGGAATTTCTCATTTAGATGAGCGATTAATGCAAATTGTTGAACCTGTTGAAACTGAGGATAATTTAGTTGCTTCTCACTGGGAACTATCAGAACAATTAGTCGCCGCTTGGTCTACTCAGCAATCTTATGATACACTACCAATTTTGCAGCTTTGTGGATATGAAAGCGCGAGTAAGCGATCGATTGCCGCAACCGCGTGTCATTTCCTCGGTCTCAATCTCTACAGCATTCCAGCTTATTCGATTCCGTTAACTTCAAATGATTTAAGCCAGTTCAAGCTACTTTGGGAACGAGAAACGATTCTCAGTCGTAGTGCATTGATGATTGATTGTGATGAATTGGATAGTGCTGACTCTGTTCGAGAAGCTGCGATCGCACATCTAAGCGAGTCACTCCAAACGCCTCTAATCATACTCTCCACAGACCGACGAAAAGCGCGATCGCGTCCGATGTTGGCGTTCGATATCTTACGACCGACTCCAGCAGAACAGCGATCGACTTGGGAATTTGCGTTAGGTGAGACGGCAGAAAAGCTCGATCGATATATTGATGAGTTAGTCACACAGTTCAGCCTGAGTACTCCAGTCATTCAAGCAATTAGCAATCAAGTTCAAGCAGACCAAAAAACGACAGAGATCAAATCTCATCTCTGGAATGCGTGTCGTGCTCAAGCTCGTCCGAAGTTAGATGATTTAGCACAGCGTATCGAAACGTATGCAGGTTGGGAAGAACTAATCCTGCCTGAATCTCAAATGAATACGCTAAAGGAAATCACCTCTCAAGTTCAACAACGTGCGACCGTCTACGGACAGTGGGGTTTTGCTGGAAAGAGCGCACGTGGACTAGGAATCAGCGGACTGTTTGCTGGAACAAGCGGAACAGGTAAAACAACTGCCGCTGAAGTGATGGCACGAGAACTTCGGCTTGATCTCTACCGAATTGATCTCAGCATGGTGATTAGTAAATACATTGGTGAAACTGAGAAGAACTTAGGACGAATCTTTGATGCAGCAGAAATGGGGGGCGTGATTCTCCTATTCGATGAGGCAGATGCGTTGTTTGGGAAACGAACAGAAGTAAAAGATTCGCACGATCGACACGCCAACGTAGAAGTCAGCTATTTACTTCAGCGAATGGAAGCCTTTCGAGGACTATCAGTTCTCACTACAAACCTGAAAAGTGCCTTAGACCAAGCCTTCCTCCGTCGATTACGCTTTGTTGTGCAGTTCTCTTTCCCGGATGCTGAACAACGAGCAGAAATTTGGCGGCGAGTGTTTCCGAAATCATCTCCTACACAGGAGTTAGATTACAAAAAGCTAGGACAGTTAAATGTCGCAGGTGGCAACATTCGGAACATTGCTTTAAATGCAGCTTTTATTGCTGCGGATGCGAGTGAACCGATCACGATGAAACATATTTTATTAGCAGCGAAAACCGAATATATGAAGCTAGAAAGACCTTTAACCGATGCAGAAATTCGGGGGTGGATCAACTAG
- a CDS encoding hypothetical protein (similar to AA sequence:cyanobase_aa:PCC7424_3814), with protein MGNHLAIAAVTASFQRILQESLQEDVYGVRVTTLKPNALDGGTTETGVNIYLYLVTPNQAYRSPEPMSRRPQGEMVKRSQMAYDLQFLLSFYGNENELEPQRLYGSTARLMQDGFTLTPDMIRDTLADPTLSYLAESDLPNQLEPIRLVPTEISVENLSKIWSVFFQTPYSLSCTYKATVIFIEGTEPGERALPVRDRRAVVLPFQTIIIEQIIAQGGLRKPILSTSTIVISGQRLYHPEARVRIAGIDVIPQSVTDTSVVLNLDSIPDDRLRAGAQSLQVVHPNSSSLDRTAESNLAAFVLRPTIESLTLGSIDHRSSGQCDTEITVQFDVIVGASQLVVLVLNEFSSQRSTSYVFKAKARSQESHEITIALEGVMPGEYLVRAQIDGAESLLSYDTDRNSPTFNWYNAPKISIV; from the coding sequence ATGGGTAATCATCTTGCGATCGCAGCAGTTACGGCATCGTTTCAGCGAATTCTTCAGGAGAGCCTTCAGGAAGATGTGTATGGGGTTCGAGTCACAACTCTGAAACCGAATGCGCTCGATGGTGGAACAACCGAGACGGGCGTAAACATCTATCTGTATTTGGTGACTCCGAATCAGGCATATCGCTCTCCAGAGCCGATGTCACGTCGTCCTCAAGGGGAAATGGTCAAGCGATCGCAGATGGCGTATGATCTCCAGTTCTTACTGAGTTTCTATGGAAATGAAAATGAACTAGAGCCACAACGTCTGTATGGTAGTACGGCTCGATTGATGCAAGATGGTTTTACGCTGACTCCAGACATGATTCGCGATACACTCGCTGATCCAACTTTGAGCTATCTGGCTGAATCTGATCTACCCAATCAGCTAGAACCGATTCGGCTTGTCCCAACAGAGATTTCAGTTGAAAATTTATCAAAGATTTGGTCTGTTTTCTTTCAAACGCCTTATTCCTTATCTTGCACTTATAAAGCAACCGTTATCTTTATCGAAGGAACAGAACCAGGAGAAAGAGCTTTACCTGTACGCGATCGACGTGCAGTTGTGCTGCCGTTCCAAACAATCATCATTGAACAAATCATTGCTCAAGGCGGACTCCGAAAACCAATTCTTTCAACGAGTACAATTGTGATTTCTGGACAACGACTTTACCATCCCGAAGCACGAGTAAGAATTGCGGGTATTGATGTCATTCCCCAAAGCGTAACAGATACAAGCGTTGTGCTTAATCTCGATTCAATTCCAGATGATCGATTACGGGCTGGAGCGCAAAGCTTACAAGTGGTACATCCGAATAGTTCAAGTCTCGATCGTACTGCTGAATCAAATCTAGCTGCCTTTGTTCTACGCCCAACTATTGAATCACTCACACTCGGTAGCATTGATCATCGATCGTCTGGACAGTGCGACACTGAAATTACTGTACAGTTCGATGTCATTGTAGGTGCAAGTCAATTAGTCGTTTTAGTTCTCAACGAATTTTCAAGTCAGCGATCGACAAGTTACGTATTCAAAGCAAAAGCGCGATCGCAAGAGTCACATGAAATTACGATCGCGCTTGAAGGTGTAATGCCTGGAGAATATCTTGTCCGGGCGCAAATCGACGGAGCAGAAAGCCTCCTGAGTTACGACACCGATCGCAATAGTCCAACGTTTAATTGGTACAACGCTCCTAAAATCTCGATCGTATGA